The genome window TGCACTGGATTTTATTTAGGGGTATCAGAGTAAAGGgggctgaatacttttgcaaACAGTTAAGCCTGGGAAGAGATAAATTAGCAGTTTACAAAGTTTTATAGTGTGAAAATATCACAGGACACTCACCCATAGTGGAGAGGTTAGGCAGGACGAAAATGTTCACGACCTCCTCGGGTGGCAGAAAGCTTTGcatcctttcttctccttcaaCTGGCATGACAGGCATCATCAGCAGACCCAGACACTTAAGGAGCTGCTCTTTTTCACTGGCTGACAATGATTTGGTCTTGATCATCTCCTGTAGACACCTGCAGAGTAGACCGCTACCACTCAGAGCATCCTTTCCTTCGTCTATACTTTCCTCAGCCTCTTTATCACTCTGAGCTTCATCTTTACTTTCCCTCTGTCCTTTGAGTCcaggcagctgctgcaggatcTTAGCCATAAGAGAGAAAGCCCCTTTATTGAAAATAGCTGAATGACAACAAGACCTCAAAGCAGCCTCCGGGTTCTGAAACGCAACTCTTGCTACTAAAGAGACTGCTGTGTTCAGGTTGCCCTGCGACGCCGCTGCTGATGCCCCACCCCCTTGGATGATGCAGTTGAAGGCCATGTTGAGCTCCTGTTCAAACCCGTCAGTCACAGCAGAGGGGACGGAGCACCCAAAGAACCCCCTGCTGGAGAGTCGCAACATGGCAGTCAACGCTTTGTTCTTGTCTTTTAGGGAAAGCGCAGAGAAAATGTCTGCAATGATTTTCATCAGCTTCCTGCACTGGCTCACATTTGTGCTCTCACTGTGGAGTTTACTCATAAGGGTGGAGGTCAGTTTGATCAGTGTGTCGTACTGCTGGAAGGCTGCTTGGTTCTTTTCCAGGCAGGCCATCCAGTGCTCATCACAGGCAGACCAACTCTTCTCACTGGCAAATAACACCGCAAAGTTCTGATAGTCGTCCAGGCGGTGACTGATGATGATCGTGGTGACCCTCGCGTTCACCTCGGGGGTGCTCTCTGTAGCAGGGAAAGCCAGTGACTCCAGCAAACCTCTGAGCATATTCCTCTCAGTCTCGTGTTCATCCATTTCAGTCATAGTTTCAGCCACTTCTGCTTTCTGTAGAGCTGTCAGGACTCTCTGGACACTTTGTTCTAGTTTGAATGCTGAGTAGCTGGGATCAGAGCTGTTAACCACTTTCAGGAGCCCACTGTTTTGCCAAAACTGCGCAAGTTCTGTTATAATCTTCAAGGCTTCACCAAGCTTCATCCTGCTGGGGTGAAAGTGAAATGGTGTGTGAGAAGCACGTAGGTCTCTCTGAGCCTCCCGAATAAGTTCAGGACTCAGTTTCTCATCATTCTTTTCTCTGATGCTGATGACTTTAGACAGGATGTGCATCTTCTCTTTGGTTGGAAGTACGACAGCTTGGTCTATTAGGAAGGCTGTGTAAACAGCATCAAGAGAAATGGAGAGGGCCAGCAGGCAAAGATCTGTTGTAGATATGTGATCTTTTATGTCTTTAAGTGCATGAAGGACAATGTGGAGGACATCAGCGGTTGGCGACGATGCTGGTAGATCTGACGTGTCTAGCTTTAACCTCTTGGCAGCCTGAGGGGTCAGACTGGAAGACTTGGAGGAGAGACGAGCAAACTGTCTAGCAAACACCGTCTCTATGTTATCCTCTCCTCCCGCTTTCTGCTCATCTCGGCCTTTCCACAGCTCCCACCACACCTCCAGAAAAAGTCGGACATCGTCCTCTGTAGTAGGGCTGCTCCTCACATGTTGCACTAGCCTTTCAAGCTCAGTACAGATCTGAGATTGAGGAAGATACAAGAGGAAACGGGCAAATGTCTGAGCAGCTGCCATCGACTTCACCACTTCCAGCAGGACAACATGGTTGACCTCAGGGAGGCCGTTCTGGAGGGGGAAGAAAGGGTTCTCCCTCCAGGCCATCTCTGCGTCTTCTCCAGTCTCTCTGCACAACAGCTTCAGccacacaacacaaactaaTTTCTTTATCCAGGTGACAGCCGTTTCGGTGGGATGTGCACTGAGTTCATCTTGTCTGCAGAGTTCTCTGACTGCCTCCAGGACCGGATGTCCCACCCTGCTCCAGTCCGCTTTCTGAagggaggacagggaggaggggagacacAGCTTATCAGCCAGGAGGAAAGCACCCTGAAGAACGGCCGAATCTGAAAGCACAAGAGAGCAGGAGTCAATATTAGCAATATTTCAGTAATTCAAAGAAATAGCATACAAGAATAGCAATGCACTGCCAACTAACCAATTAACTTTGTTAGCTACCACAGATAAGAGGAGGACAGGAGTCTAAACCCaagtaggactgcaactaacaatttttCATTACCAATTCATTAGCAGGTTATTGTCTAATGGctttatctataaaatgtcataaaatagtgaTAAATACCTGTTATAATTTCTCAGAGCCTAAGGTGGCATCTtcaaaaagatattcaatttactatcatatgtACAAAATAGGATAGTGTATTCCTTAAATAAGAACAGGaatgaaagcagcaaatcctcagatATAACAAGCTGAAATCAGAGTATTTTTTTGCttgtaaaatgactgaaaagtaATTTTCTGTCGTTTGACTAagcaattaataaataaacGTTTACCATAactgctataaaaaaaaaaatctggtttaGCGTTGTTTTCTAATCTGTGGTAGAACAC of Siniperca chuatsi isolate FFG_IHB_CAS linkage group LG7, ASM2008510v1, whole genome shotgun sequence contains these proteins:
- the gemin4 gene encoding gem-associated protein 4 isoform X1, translated to MTPMMNKDSAVLQGAFLLADKLCLPSSLSSLQKADWSRVGHPVLEAVRELCRQDELSAHPTETAVTWIKKLVCVVWLKLLCRETGEDAEMAWRENPFFPLQNGLPEVNHVVLLEVVKSMAAAQTFARFLLYLPQSQICTELERLVQHVRSSPTTEDDVRLFLEVWWELWKGRDEQKAGGEDNIETVFARQFARLSSKSSSLTPQAAKRLKLDTSDLPASSPTADVLHIVLHALKDIKDHISTTDLCLLALSISLDAVYTAFLIDQAVVLPTKEKMHILSKVISIREKNDEKLSPELIREAQRDLRASHTPFHFHPSRMKLGEALKIITELAQFWQNSGLLKVVNSSDPSYSAFKLEQSVQRVLTALQKAEVAETMTEMDEHETERNMLRGLLESLAFPATESTPEVNARVTTIIISHRLDDYQNFAVLFASEKSWSACDEHWMACLEKNQAAFQQYDTLIKLTSTLMSKLHSESTNVSQCRKLMKIIADIFSALSLKDKNKALTAMLRLSSRGFFGCSVPSAVTDGFEQELNMAFNCIIQGGGASAAASQGNLNTAVSLVARVAFQNPEAALRSCCHSAIFNKGAFSLMAKILQQLPGLKGQRESKDEAQSDKEAEESIDEGKDALSGSGLLCRCLQEMIKTKSLSASEKEQLLKCLGLLMMPVMPVEGEERMQSFLPPEEVVNIFVLPNLSTMGQSSFDIELSLQLLHTALSVDSQEQASSARWVLDCSPFPLLYVLAQLHSQTLRFARRPVHLQVITVTCLLISTHIEISARCWEQPPEGTVHHWSMDTKELLVVVLTTLGQVVGAEVAAAPSSWSRALFWLYNKMEELDWTVRFHLKPVWGEHFKNEVPSSLLTVCDLPEQEWSGLDLPQYGQGTGLLAWMECCSISDSLQSTMLSHLSLDQRRTDHVSMFSKGLLVALTQTLPWCSVSQWTRLLRALRELITSGRLHVPFSLEYVDYLPLLDLRRFSCELRLSVLLLRVLQLLCGSSCSHWLAADGWAHVGRLYAHAVREMINSVRAKLPLPSSGALTVSASTSPKTPASGDFSPSCTSVKAPKMSKDTLKDLKQADLLKSKESQMEEEVETVPSQEVLFVLSQLFCHVQHIQVMMPGGQCEPLFLSSLEILSHYEAVMAAFPDSSSPLESDNTRHFFSTITDNLENQEMKAVLQQKIAQLVSSAA
- the gemin4 gene encoding gem-associated protein 4 isoform X2, which codes for MTPMMNKDSAVLQGAFLLADKLCLPSSLSSLQKADWSRVGHPVLEAVRELCRQDELSAHPTETAVTWIKKLVCVVWLKLLCRETGEDAEMAWRENPFFPLQNGLPEVNHVVLLEVVKSMAAAQTFARFLLYLPQSQICTELERLVQHVRSSPTTEDDVRLFLEVWWELWKGRDEQKAGGEDNIETVFARQFARLSSKSSSLTPQAAKRLKLDTSDLPASSPTADVLHIVLHALKDIKDHISTTDLCLLALSISLDAVYTAFLIDQAVVLPTKEKMHILSKVISIREKNDEKLSPELIREAQRDLRASHTPFHFHPSRMKLGEALKIITELAQFWQNSGLLKVVNSSDPSYSAFKLEQSVQRVLTALQKAEVAETMTEMDEHETERNMLRGLLESLAFPATESTPEVNARVTTIIISHRLDDYQNFAVLFASEKSWSACDEHWMACLEKNQAAFQQYDTLIKLTSTLMSKLHSESTNVSQCRKLMKIIADIFSALSLKDKNKALTAMLRLSSRGFFGCSVPSAVTDGFEQELNMAFNCIIQGGGASAAASQGNLNTAVSLVARVAFQNPEAALRSCCHSAIFNKGAFSLMAKILQQLPGLKGQRESKDEAQSDKEAEESIDEGKDALSGSGLLCRCLQEMIKTKSLSASEKEQLLKCLGLLMMPVMPVEGEERMQSFLPPEEVVNIFVLPNLSTMGQSSFDIELSLQLLHTALSVDSQEQASSARWVLDCSPFPLLYVLAQLHSQTLRCWEQPPEGTVHHWSMDTKELLVVVLTTLGQVVGAEVAAAPSSWSRALFWLYNKMEELDWTVRFHLKPVWGEHFKNEVPSSLLTVCDLPEQEWSGLDLPQYGQGTGLLAWMECCSISDSLQSTMLSHLSLDQRRTDHVSMFSKGLLVALTQTLPWCSVSQWTRLLRALRELITSGRLHVPFSLEYVDYLPLLDLRRFSCELRLSVLLLRVLQLLCGSSCSHWLAADGWAHVGRLYAHAVREMINSVRAKLPLPSSGALTVSASTSPKTPASGDFSPSCTSVKAPKMSKDTLKDLKQADLLKSKESQMEEEVETVPSQEVLFVLSQLFCHVQHIQVMMPGGQCEPLFLSSLEILSHYEAVMAAFPDSSSPLESDNTRHFFSTITDNLENQEMKAVLQQKIAQLVSSAA